GAACAAGCACTTCTAGCAACATTCAGAGTtggggggattgaaccaggagcCTCCTCAAGCTAGGAGGACATTTCAGTCCTCTGAGCGTAAAACTTCCCAGACTCCGAGTGAGCAGTTTCCTAATTGGATTTCTGGGTCTAAAAAGAACAGTTTGCAACGGAAGCAAAAGCACGAAATTCTGGGTTGTTTTCTGCAAGCAGGAACGGAATTTACATATCCCGAAAACATCTGCTCAGTGCAACGGACCAATTCATACAATAACTTGTCGATACCTGCTTGGTTGCATCGCGTCTGAAAAATTTCCCAAAAAGACGGCCGCTCTTTGCATCCAACAGGCATTGTCACCTCTAACGTCACTCCGACCCCAGGGTAAACGAGTCTGAAACAGAGTAAACCAAGAAACACTTCACAAGGATGCAGCTTTTAGTCCTCGTTCCAGGACTGAGGTAAACTCGGAAGCGGTCAAGCCGTGACTCAAGTTACACTGTTTATTGTCCCCCGGCCCCGTCTTTACCCACAGCACGGAAACATTTTATCCCTGTGCTGTCACCTAGAGCAGCGACGCGCTCCAACGCGCGTCCGCGATGCGGCCGGTGAGGTAAACACGGGCCGCGGTGGACTCCGTGAACCTGTCGCGTGTGGCCCAGTGGCTGCGCCGCCGTTAACGCCCAACACCCTCTGGCCCGTCACAACCCTCTGGGAGACGGCCCCCACCTGGGGTCAAGGAAGGCCGAGCTGCGAGACCCTTCCGGAACGAGCAGCGACGGCACCTGAGGAAAAGTGTTTGTTTCCAGGTGAGGAAAGAGCCGCCGGCGGCTTCTGGGTCAGCTCCGAGGCACCCCAAGGGGCGGCTCGCGGGGCCTGAAGTGCGGAAAGGAAACGCTCGGGGAAGCAAGGGCGGGTCTCGGGGGTCTTTCTGCCGCGAGTCCCGCCGGGGTGCGGACCCGGGAGACGCCGGGACGCGGGGCTGTTTCCACCCCAGGCCACACTAACCGCCTCCGGGAGCGCAGCCCTCGTCAGGCGTCGGGAGGCTGGTAAAACGGTAAAAGACCGCGGCTACATCAGCCAGCAGAGACGCCCCCGGCCCACCGCAGCCGCACCCCGAGCCCAGCCAAGCGGCGGCCGCGCGGGCGCCCGGACACGCCAGCCCCGCCTACCTCCTTTCAGACGCTCGCGCCAAAAGCCCGCTCCTCAACGTCTCGCGAGGACGCCGTGACGTCAGACGCGGCGCGCGCGCCGCCCCGGAAGCTCGGGCTTAGCCGCGCCTCTGCCGTGCGCTAGTTGGTGCCGTCTGTGGTCCTAGCGGCCTGCAGAAAGAGCGGGCGTGGTGGCTTTCTCTCCCCCGAGGATTTAGAGCCCTAGGGCCTCGCGGTCTGCAAGAACAACCCCTCCCTCTGCATACCCCCTACTCGGCCCTTCTCTGGCCCATCCCGTTATGGACGTGGCCCAGGAGTCTGCGGCGCGCCCCTGAAGACGGGCAGATTTTAGACATCCCAGAGGGATCCTTGGCGGTGGACCATACTGCTTCTTACCCAGCTGTGTGGTCCTTACAGAGTAGATTTGAAGTCAGAGAGGACGTTCTGGGTTGGTTTGCATGTTTCTCTAGCATACTTCCAAGACCTGAGTCTTTTCCCCTGCTTGAGAAATTGTGAAGTTGTATGGCACTCTGTTCTGCCGTTTGCAGCCTCCCAGATAATCTTTTTATCAGTTCAGCCGGAGAAAACAGGAACTGTAACTTGCCTAACACTGTGCAACGTTTGTGTTTTTGCATGACCTGCACAGGATTCAGGAGGTGAGAACTGATCACAGACCTCTGCTGCTTCCAGAATCGTCCTGCTGCCCTGCTCCACCACTTGTTTAATTCCACCACATTTTTCAAAGGTcactaaaacataaaaacacaaaaatgaaatccATCTGGACTTACAGTTAACTGTTTAGGCATAGGCTGAAATCCAAATAAATACATCCAAGTAATCCAATATTTTGTGCATTATGTATCACCGACAGTATAGTGCTGTATTCTCATTATTGCAATGCCTTGTCAGTGCCTCATTTCTCACTTTAAAGATAAAGTGAGAAAAGTAATTCTAGCGTCTTGGGAGGGCTCATCAGTACCAGAAGGCTCTTTAGGGAAGGGGCagagtgttgggtcacacctgtggtattcaggggctCTTTCTGGCTTACACTCTActtcaggagtggccccaagcaATACTAGAGGAGGTGGCCATCATATTATGGGTATACAActtggattgaacccaagttgggcAGGCAAATCAAGGTCTtatctttgtactatttctcaaacACCAGAGAGCTCTTAAACTGAACAGTGGAAACAAGATAGGATTAGATAAAAATGGGGATTCCATTCTGTTCACCAGGTGTTGTTTTAGCTTGATAATCAATAATCCTTAATCTGTAGCAGGAAACCATTGCAGATGGATGTCAAGTCTTATGATTGCCTAAGGTCCTTTCTCCATTCTTCCTTGAAAACTATTATATACTGAACCTTTTTGGCTGGTTCTGATTTATGCTTTATGAGCAATATCacgtttaattttattataacctAATAATTGGTTCATATTGTGAGATGGGGGAAATGGATCACATGGCCAAATAACTTGTTTGGTAACAAGAAATAGATTTCAATTCTACTGTATTTGACTTCATAAACTTAGGTATTTGTGATTAAATCTACTTTTACCTTCTAAATCAACCCCCCTACCAAACTCCTGAGGGGAGGATCCTCACAGAGCAGAGAACTAACTATTTGTGAATTAAAATTAGTGAACTAATGAGAACCATTATCATGTCATAATTCTCTGaaatatattgtctttgtatACACAATCTCTTCCCCAACATGCCATGCTCTACTTGATGTTCTCTGCTGCGGTGGTAccattcattttcattcattatcTTTCCACaatattctttcttattcttccAGTGCAGCTGCCCAAATAATGTACTATTAGTTGTCTATGATTGGCTCTGTGTTTTACAAATCTTAGAATTGGTTATgatctcaaatatgaaaactaATGGATTGTTAAGTAAAGCTTGTGTGTGAGAATAAGAGTAGGAAATGAAAAACAGCTTTGGAAAAGACTCAGGAACGGTGAATTTTTAAGTCCTCAGGTTAATGTGAGGAGCAAGGAGAAAGCAATTAGGAAGCAAGTGGATCGAGACTTCAGCAGATAGGCAAATGTATGTCCTTCAATTAGGGTAATCGGCAGCATCTCCCATGAGAACCTGAAATAAATGGAGAAGCTTGAAGATGGGCTTGAACCAAGCCTAATCAGGAAAAAGAAGGGGTGGATGAAGGTAGAAAGCAAAACAAGGACGCCAGCTGGACTTGGATACTGCGCTGTGCTTGGGTGCCTGGTGACCAGATGGAGCGCTTTTGTAGGGACCCCACACGCTTTGTCCATGTTCCCTGTGGTTTATACCAAGGATATGGAAACCCGATGCCTTTGGGCCAGCCTGGATTCCCTGGACACAAACAGCCTGACTGGAGGCAAAATATGGGTCCCCCCACTTTCTTGGCCAGAACAGGGCTTTTGGTGCCTACGAATATCCCTCACTACTATGTGGACCCTTACAAAAGGGTGCAGTTTAAGGCTATCCTCTCCCAGATGAACCCCAACCTGAACCTGCTGCTGGGCAAAGCCAACACCAAGGAGATGGGTGTGCAAGTGAATCCCCGAGTGGACAAGGCTGTGCAGTGCTCGCTGGGGCCTCGCAATTTACGCAGCCTCTACTCCTGCAGCGGCTGGAATCAGAAGACGCCACTGACTTCTTGGAGGGCCTGTTGCCAGACCGTTAGCCGCAGGAGCTTATTCAAGCTGTGGAAGGATGAGGACAGCAGAGAGAAGAAGGTGCTTCCAGGTCCTCCAGAAGGCAAGCAGCAGCAACCGTCAGTGCCAAGGGCGGAAGAGGACAAGCAGGAGCAACTCTGGCATTGGAATGAATTGGGGAAGGAAGATTCCAAGGGGTCCCCAGAATGGAAGAGCAAGCAGCCACAAGGAGATGCCTCCCAGTGTCTTGGAAGACCCAAGTTCCAGGTgaacttcctttctctcttcatcGTCTTGCCTCTTTTTGAGGCAATAAAAGTGAAATCTTTGCTTGCTTCCTCTTTTTGTTGAATGAAAGGGAAGCTTATTTTATATGCcctgtatgttttgtggctccCCCTACATTCCCTGTAAAATACGATGCCAAATCTCTACCTTTAAACATCAAAAGTCTAGGCTTTTTGGTATGAAGTTTCTATGTATGTGAAATGTGTGTTCAGGTGTTTGTATTGTGACATGGTGGAAATGAAGGGGAAGGCTATAAGAGACAGCAAGAAGCCCAGAGGAACCCTTGAGAGATAAGATGTTAAGTCAGCGTCGTGGCCTTGAGAATAGATATGAACGAACCTAAGGAgagttttcatttttgtcttatttgtATAGGCAACAAGGAAAACAGAATCCAAGTCTCTTTCCCTCACCCCTACTCCCTCATCATGCTTAatgactttcctttcttcctctcccgcGTCTACTTGCAGTTTTTGGAACCAAAATATGGCTATTTTCACTGTAAAGATTGTAAGACCAGATGGGAGAGTGCTTATGTGTGGTGCATAGCTGGAACCAACAAGGTAAGAACAAATGGATGGGACATGGGAATAGCATTAGATGTTAAGTGGAGGGAAAATGTTTCCCAATAGTGCGTGAGCATAAGACTGTCACATTCAGCTTTGCATTCTCAGAGCCAGGCATATCACATATGCTCTCTAAATGTTTGAATCTGACTGAAATAATCGACCCACTGAGCTCCTCGGCTTCTGGACCATATATTGGTGTCTGGTAGTCCTTTTGGACAAACTGTCAGCTTATGTAGATGAACTCTTGCACAGAAGACTTTCCATAATCGCTTTTGCAGTTGGCATATTTTGACTGGGATCAGGTTAGGAGATTTCCAGTGTGTCCACAAGGTGGAGCAAGAATTCACTGTAAACTTTAACCAGGGAGAGACTTAATTTTAAGCCCCCAGGTTAATTTGAGTTAGTTATCACTGTATTCAAATGGGAGAAGCGTTTACATTTTGCATTTCCAGGTTTTCCTGAACACGCAGGTTATTGTACATGATCATTTGAGTATCTGTCTCCTTTCACTGAGCATGGCAATTTCTTTGTATTATACTTCCAATCTAGttcatgttctttgtttgtttttggttttgtttttgctcttcgATGTGGTGGTCAGGAGGCCCACGGGCCCCTCCTGGCTCAGTTCCTATGTGCAGGGGatctttagggccacacctagcaatgtggaatatgtggtgccagggattgaccagGGTCACTGcattgcaaggcatgtgccttaacccccatGTATGTTAAACGAACAGCCCGTAGTTCATTAACTTTTAAAGTACAAGTGCTTGAATTTGAATTCCCTGTGtcattaccttttaaaaaatacttttctggCTAAAGGGAGAGGGCAAAAAAACATGCTGAGACTTGAATGAAACCTTGACATTTAGACTAGACCTTGGAGGCAAAtaggtttttattgtttgtttggggagcatgGGAATTGAATCTGAAgcatcatatatgtatatatgtatacacacacgcacacacatatatctttatatctatatgtatttatgtatagatacatctatatagatatataatatatttatctatctatatatatgtgcTAGCTATAACTCTGGTCTGTGTCAGATTTCTAAGCTATGTTTAAAATTACTCTCCTTTTTTGTCATAAAGAAAAAGCCTAGTGGGTTTAATCTAAGACACTAGAATATAAAGAACAACACACAAAACTTATCCTCAAGAAATATATTCTGACAGAAGTGACATAGATGAAATGAAATTCAGTGGTAGATTCAGAGACACCTATGGAATGAAAGTgatgcaaaaataacaaaataacacaggaagaaaaataatccaagcaagattttgtcttttttttaaaaatgatatttttggaGGGTCTTTTGAGCTACACCCAACaattttcagggatcattcctgatggacttggggtaccatatagggtgcttgggattgaatatgtggagtgtcagggattgaacccaggttggctgcatgcaaggcaagcacactacccactgtgctatcactcttccCTCCCCAAGCAGGATTTTAAAGGATCAATAGGAAGAGGGGTTCATCAAGTAAGGCAGAGAGAAAATGTGTACAGAATGATGCGCAAGTCCTAGAAACCATGTGAATAATTGGTGGTTAATGAGAAATTTAAGTTCAAGGAGTTGGGGgcatatttaaaattgaaaatggaGGGGCTAATAGTTTGGGACTAAAGGTCAAGGGTCTACCTGGCGCAATGAGTAAAATTAACAATTACTGCCCATCGAAGAATTTACTATGAACTCTGTAATCATTGGACAGTTTTTCAGaatcataaaaaaaatattagtagcAAGTAAATTTTGCAGGTAAGGCACATGAAGTCcaagattagcactgtagcactatagcactgtcgtccagttgttcatcgattcgctcgagtaggcaccagtaatgtctccattgtgagacttgttgttactgtttttggcatatagaagacaccacaggtagcttgccaggctctgccatgtgggtaggatactctcggtagctttccaggttctctaagagggacagaggaatcgaaccggagtcggccgcatgcaaagcaaacaccaagaGTAAGAAAAGTCATtgagaagctggagtgatagcacagcgggtagggtatttgccttgttgacccggattcgattcccagcagcccatatggtccgctgagcaccaccaggggtagttcctgagtgcaaagccaggagtgacccctgtgcattgtcgggtgtgacccaaaaagaaaaaagaaaaaaaagtaattgataGACCAAAGCTGAGGATAGAGAGTGGGTGAAAGCACTGGGTTAAAGAGTGAGTTAAAGGTCAGGGGATGGGTTCCTTAAATTAGGAACTGGGAGCCTTGGGTACATATCaacctgcatttaaaaaaagacaaatttttctTTAGGTTTATTTCAAACAACTCTGTTGCAAATGCCGGAAGAGTTTTAACCCTTATCGAGTAGAAGCAATCCAATGTCAGGTAAGCAGATAAAACACTTATCTTTTCTATCTGCAGTGTTTACATTTTGGCAGGATAGGGGCTGGAGGTGCTTCTGAGAAATATTCAGAAGGTCCAGGCCTGCCCACTCTCAGCAATACTTGCCCAAACAGGCCAGGCAGTTGACAACTAGTGGTTCTCAGCAGGCCAGATATTGAACTTGAGgcctcaagcatgcaaggcatgtgctccagccctttgagcaatctcttcagccctattagttccaatttttattttggggtcatacctggctgtgctcagggattcttcctggctctgtgctcaaggatgtgGTTCTGGGAAATTAAACCAAGGTTGGAGCCAGAGTAATAATATGGCAGGTCCagagagccaacccaggttcagtaccCAGATCCCATCTGACCCCTTGAGCcctccaggtttgattcctgactgcagagtcagtaggaactcctgagcactgccgggtgtagctCAAGTTCTCCCTCCCCtaccaaaaaagaaattgaaccagagttagccacatgccaggcaaacatcaTGAACCCCAATTTCTCTGCcctaatattttcattcttttaaaaattatttcctttgtttgatgtttattttggggccacacctaagaGATGCtctggcattactcctggctctgcactcaggaatcactcccagcagtgctaggggaaccatctgggtttctgggcatcaaacctggttcagccatgtgcaaggcaagcacaaggACCCTCTTCCCATACCATGCTCTGGAGACCCCCTTCCCATACCATGTACTAGGGATTAAATTTAGGACCTTATGAATGCAGGTCACATGCTTCAAATTTCAAGCTATCTCTGGTGTTCTCTTTAtccattattattttctaatttttaattgaatcaccatgtgaaaagttacaaagctttcaggtttaagtctcagttatacaatgatcaaacacccatcccttcaccagtgcacatgttccaccaccaaaaactctaatacatctcccatcccactcccaacccccgcctgtgtggctgatgattttcactttactttctctttactttgattacattcaatatttcgacagaaaacttactattattatttggaattttcccccaacaatcagacctgacgaaaaggcatcatttgataatttgttttccattgctgagaatgaggagcaTATGAGGTTTGgacttctggtattttagtaattaagtccagagaaatttctgccagaagttgcatcactgcaagctcttaCCTTTGTTTAGTGGGCCTTGTAAGATgtcggtcaccatgctgccaccaaaaggaaaggccgagagagaaaaaccattcccctcccggggcagcatggggccatagcttagttcacagtctagaggaatttctgcaagaagccgctggtgctgaaagtagttagtgggcctccgggatcataaGCATTCAGGAATGGAGGAAACCTTTGTGTGTGGTGgctcggggtcacacctgggcagagagccatgccagtaacgccccccacccccatcccaagatctcctgccccgtcactgcaagctcgtacctctgtttagtgggccttatatcTCTTTGTCCATTCTTAAACTTGTTTGCACCTAATgtatttgttttgatttccagCAGTGTTATATGCCTAGTTATGATTTCTTTGTATGTATTCTGCTGGAGATTCATagtattttctgaaattaaaattttattgcttttggaaAATTGTCAGCCACAATCTCTTCTGTCATTCTGTCTTTGTTTCATTACTCAGAATTCTCAGCATGTCTACCCTTTTATGCTTTCTTCTATATTTCCTATACCTAAGTCTCTCCTTGTTTCACTCTGAGTATCCCCTACTGAACAATTAGTTTAAGCTGCTAACTTTAGTAGTCAAATTACTTTTTCTCTAATTTCTGTCTAAGTTCCTACTCATCTACTTATTAAAGCCATGTGTTGAATTACTGATCTCATTGCTGAATTTTTCactaatggattttttttctttttaaagactctttagagaaataataacccttgagcatatgagtctgtctttaaaaacaaagtatcaggggccggagcgatagcacagcgggtaaggcgtttgccttgcactcggccaacctgggttcgatccccggcatcccatatggtcccccaagcaccgccaggagtaattcctgagtgcaaagccaggagtaacccctgagcatcgctgggtgtgacccaaaaagcaaaaaaaaaaaaacaaaaaaacaaaaaaaccccaaagtatCAGTTAAGTTTCCTGTGGAGCTGTCGCTgtcctttatttctttggttttcaaGTATGGCATTCTCTATAAATGTGGTGTTTTTTCACatagttgtttatttttggttgagtaacaagaagtctcacaatggagatgttactagtgtgcactcaagcaaattgatgaacaacaggatgacagtgctacagagctactagATAATTATGGGTGAATAAGTTTGTAGATTGACATCTGGGACTAATATCTGCTTTtacagaagacttttttttttctagtagggTATGGGGACACTAGCAATTTCAGAACATTATTTTCTAATCAGGGTTAAACTGTTTTTGAAGTTGGTCTTTGGCACTTGTGAATTTTGATCAGCTGTGATTCATCCTTATTCTTTGGGTGTAGGTTTTCAGGATTTCAACACAAACCAGAAGTATTAATCAGGGCTCTTCCATTATGGTATATATAAGACTATAGGTAGATTCATCagctaattaaaacatttttccccCCAGTTTCCTACATCTTCCTAGAATTAGTAGATaccttttaaagagaaaatactcACAAATATCACACTCCcttgtattttttacatttgGTTCCAAATGCTTTGATAATCCTCTAGTGTTTTCAAacagttcttttttgggggggcagtgaGACCTTGCCCGATGtgtctcagagatcactcttgactgTAGTTGGGAGAcaatgcagtgacagggattgaacctggtattCCCACATGTACAGTTTCTTCAAAtgatcttttttatttccatGCTCTGGTATCGTAAATAGACATTTGTAAAGACTAGGTCAAAACTGTATACCTCATTGTTAGAAATTGAAATCTATCTTTAAAGCagattatgatttttattaagaCTTCTCTGAGTTTTAAGGCATTATTAGATTAAATAattaagatttataaaataattataatagctCATAGCAAACAGCATGTGACATTAGCTATTAGGCTTCTCTTACAATGACCAATGGAAGAAGATATAAATATAGAACAATATTTGGTAAATTGTATTTTAGGCTCTCATTTGGAATGTGAAAGTGTTACTTTCACATAGACcaatccttccctccaccaaagacCCCAACAATTAAAAATGATAGTAAATTGGGCCTTCCAATTAGAACATATAACTTCCTCTTGGACTTTGATCATTCTGCTTACAACAGTCATCAAAACCTTTGTTGTCAATTCCAGTTGCTGGGTTAAATACTTCTGCTTGAGATCTACTGCTCTAgcattttttatatattctaatctagattataaaactatttaataCTCACCAATTGTCTCTTCCTTCCCACCTGgctacagaaatacaaaaacttaattgacatttttttttctttttgggtcacacctggcgatacacaggggttactcctggctctgcactcaggaattacttctggcattgctcaggggatcatatgggatgctgggattcaaacccgggttggccatgtgcaaggcaaacgccttcccgctgtgctattgctccagccctttgacttttctatttcttaattaACTCAGTAATAATCTCTTgaaaaattatacttttgttttgtttttggaccacaccaggaaatgctcagggcttactccttgctctgcactcagggatcactcctgatggtgctagagATAAAACCCCAGTTGGttacatgtgaggcaaacacttgacccactgtgcaatcacacTGTCTCCCCTCTAAATTATCTTTGatcattcattttgaaaaatgcatGGCATTGAATGAACTACAcacatgcagagagagagagagagagagagagagagagagacagacagacagacagacagacagacagagagagagagaaaaggaaagtgtcTGTCTTAGGTGTAGGCTGCAGGGTGGGGCAGCAGTGGGAggtgaaagggaaactggggaattgGTGGcagcaaatgtacactggtgaagtgatgggcattggaacattgtatggctgaatccaatcaagaacaactttgtaattgtgtatcttacaatgattcaattaaaaaacttaaatcatttttaaaaagcactgtatcactgtacaactgtcatcctgttgctcatcgatttgctcgagcaggcaccagtaacgtctccattgtgaaacttgttgttactgtttttggcatatagaagacgccacgggtagcttaccaggctctgctgtatggatgagatactctcggtagcttgttgggctctccgagagggatggaggaattgaatccaggtcagctacgtgcaaggcaaactccctacttgatgtgctgttgctccagtccttatttattccttaattatttttaaaaagaaacaatataaaatcttcaaaacgtttccaaattaaaaaaaaacaaaagtttgtatgtttgtttttttttttttagaaaactaaatATAGTCTTCTAGAAGTTCAAGGACAGTAAATGTCAGAGTTTCTGTAGTgtggagaaatattttaatttgaagctttaatttaaaaactaatttgagggggctggagtattagcacagcgggtagggcatttgccttgcacgtggctgacctgggttcgattcccagcatcccataaggtcccctcgggggtaattactgagttagagccaggagtaac
The nucleotide sequence above comes from Sorex araneus isolate mSorAra2 chromosome 1, mSorAra2.pri, whole genome shotgun sequence. Encoded proteins:
- the ZAR1L gene encoding protein ZAR1-like; the encoded protein is MERFCRDPTRFVHVPCGLYQGYGNPMPLGQPGFPGHKQPDWRQNMGPPTFLARTGLLVPTNIPHYYVDPYKRVQFKAILSQMNPNLNLLLGKANTKEMGVQVNPRVDKAVQCSLGPRNLRSLYSCSGWNQKTPLTSWRACCQTVSRRSLFKLWKDEDSREKKVLPGPPEGKQQQPSVPRAEEDKQEQLWHWNELGKEDSKGSPEWKSKQPQGDASQCLGRPKFQFLEPKYGYFHCKDCKTRWESAYVWCIAGTNKVYFKQLCCKCRKSFNPYRVEAIQCQTCLKSFCSCSQKRRHIDLRKPHRQELCGRCKDKKFSCGNVFNYKYGI